The Musa acuminata AAA Group cultivar baxijiao chromosome BXJ2-2, Cavendish_Baxijiao_AAA, whole genome shotgun sequence genome contains the following window.
GATTTAGATTTCTACCACAGGTTTGCCTACTTTAATGAGTTCTTAAACATAAGtaccaaaaaaatatatttctcgaATAAAATTTATATCTTATCATGGTTCCTCGAAGAACCTGGTATTTCttttgtgaaaaatgtcatgcTCTCTCAGATTAAACAAGAAACTTGGGAGATATTTGACAATGCAAGATTAATAGAAAGATCAAGGCACTATAAGAAACCCTTATGTTTAAATTCTGAGGTGAACAGGTCGAAGTAGATATTAGAAAGCAAATATGAAGAAACACAGAAGAAGAATAAGATCCTCTCAGATCCAAACGGAGGTGGttcctcgatcaggattagagatCAAATTCATAACAAATCCATGCAAATTTGACCCGAAAAACAAGAACATCAAAGGATTTATCATGGGAAGACAAACCTCAGCCTTGATCTGCCCCAGGGTTGCTCATAGGCCCATCGATACCGATTCAGTATCTCATTTTCAGAATACTTCACCCCGTATTTCTCCCCGATCTGTCTGTATATCTGAAACAAACCAAAGTGGTGGATAAAGATGAAGGCCATTGCAAGTAAAACAGAACAATCTGTCTGTCGTCTCCATATAGAACTAAAGCACAATGAAACAGAATTCCAAATCCAAATCCCAACAAAACAAGATCATATATCAATTAAAAAAGGGAACTTTTGGAAGTTTATGAAGATTTTGTAGTCTCCCTTCCCATGTGGAAGAGAGAAGAGCCAAACCTGAGCCATGGGCTGGGAGGGAGCAACGAGGGTGCCGACGGCGTCCACGAGAAGGGCCTTATGCGTGATCTCCCCGTACAAGGACCTCCGGTACTCGAGGTACTCGATTGCTCCGGCCAAATCCCAGCCTTGGCGGCCGGGTAACCGTCTCAGACCGCCTGGGATCCCGCCCTCCACCTCCACCGCCGCGGCCGCACCCGTGGAGTATTCCTGGCGGCGGCTATCGTCCTTGCGCCCAGAGGAGTGGAGATTCCGGCATGAAGATAAGGAAGTGGGCGAGAGTACGGCTCCGCCTCGAACCCTCGCGCAAATTGCGACCGCCACCGTGAGGGAACCCTTGGTAGCCCTAGCCATCTTCCCTCCactctcctcctccttcgccAACAACTTGTTCCCGCCCTCTGCCGCTGTTCTGCACCGCTCTGCTCGTCCTCTCCGTTCTCATCACAAGGAGAGGCCGCTCACTTTCTTCGGTCCAACGGAGAGAGAAAGAAGGGGGGCAGTGTTTTTATGCATACATATCATTCATATTGAAGTAAAATGAAtcctttttattttcctttttcccGCTTTTTCTAATTTTACCCAAATAAATTTATCTTCAAATAAATTTACATACATATCATTTATACGTATATCATTTATTTCCTCAAATAAATTTATGTTTTTAATAATACAAAATAATATTCCTCAAACCATAATCAGAGCTTCTTTTGacccccccaaaaaaaagaaaagaaagaaaatagtgcaaaaatttcaaaaaaaaatgaagctaaaaaaatcatcagaataatatatttaaagaaaatatttctaaaaataCAAGTATCACCACAAAACTCGAACGCCACAAAGATTCACATGCCTTCTTTAAGACAGTAATTAAATAATACTAattcattattttaaatattaaatttatccTTTTTCCCATTGGATGCTTGCTAAATCTCAAGAAATCGTCGAGTTCGTGTGGCTTCATTttccaaaaaatttaaattaatattcttttaatattttCCTATTAAAGATGGCCATATGCTTTTTTATCTTGCGGTGGATAATATGCGCAATTACggcagaaattataaataaatgaataattaATCTTTCTAgagaaaatactaaaaatattttcttcgccGATAAGGGAATCTGCCACGTAGATAAATTAGATATCGACTCACAACGGTACAACGGCGTTAACCGCAGCACATCCAAATAACGTAGATTTCATGCATTAAATCTCCACTTAGTTCTGACGGTTTCCAAAGTCCTCATATCTCATGTAGAATTCAGATGAACTCTTTCGATCTCTTATTGTTTCCGCGCCTCCAATCCGTCGTGATCTAACATCTCGATAATCTCTACAAATCATCCcttagatctctctctctctctctctttccctcgGTGATTAGCAGCCCTGCGTTGATTCCATGCTTCAGATAACTGTCGGAGTGGGGCCGGTGGAACGGGCGCCACTCACCATTCCGTGGCCTCCAACGAAGCGCCGGTCGATGTACGCTTGTTCGCAGAATCCAACGGCGCCAACTTGTGGCTACCGTAGAGtccagaggaaggaggaggaggaggaggaggcagcgaCCGCAACTACAGCTGATTTGTGGTGGCTGTgagaaggcggaggaggaggtccCAACTCAGGTATCTTTTGCTTGCTCCGTGCTGTTTCTTCTCGCAGCGACGTCTTCTCGGGGACCGGAGAGTTGCAGTCGAATGTGTGGAGTAGAAACGGAGCCTTTTGATGCCGCCACTTGGCTTGGATTTGTGGTGGAAGGCTTTTGTTTATGGATGCCCACAGCAGGTGGGAAGATTGACAGCGAGagggaacgagagagagagagagagagtctttgtTCGTATCGTCTCCGTTGTGCCATTCGATAATGACATCCCCATGGAAGAATGATCTACATCGGTAAAATGCTGTCCGATCCTCTTCATCTTTCGATGTACATAAGTAAACTCGACCATCGGAGAGAAGGTCGAGTTTGAATCCGTTTATGTTTCCCTTGGTTTGAAGGGCTGACATGGAGGCATATCACCACAGCCGATGCATTAGATTCCAGTCATGTTATGTCGTATCATGTTCTTGTGGACCAATCACTATCATCATCAGCATCCACGGAATTCAACTCATATTACGGTCATAACTTGCATCATCCACCACAAATATTGTGTGTTCTCGTTTTGGTATTTGGATCCGCAACAGTGCTTATTTCTTTGTTAGGGAAAAGTCATCTCCTAAAGGCTTAATTCGATAGTAATCTTCAATACTTTACTTATCATTACTTTAAAAGCCTCTGCCACATGAGTCATTAGATCTTTAAAGAATCTTGGCTATCCTCAACAAAATCTTTCGTCTTCGCTTATTTATAATCTCGATTTGGTGTTTTGAATCGACCATCACAGGCGGATTCCGTCAGATTTTTGGTGCCACCAAGTTATCGTAGGATCCTTCTGGAAACACAACTCACATCCAACGGGCAAAACTTACCTCGTCAACATCTTTCATTTAATTATTTGACCAAAAACAATTTAAGATAGAGGTTGAAGACGCATTCACTTACTATAAGATACGTGCGGGAGTTGGATTCGACTATACGTAGATGCGTTGACATATTCCCAGCTTTATCAGTGCGTGTGGAGTTGACAAACTTGCATCCTCGGTCGCCGCTGACCACCGACCCACTTGGATCCCAAAGCTGACCGGTCCAAGTCATCCACCCACCAACTCATCCCCATAAAACCCACCAACGGCGACGCTGCAACCGCGCACAGATCCGTAATGGCCAGAGCATTCCTGACCTGCTTCAGCCACAGCTCCCGCGACCTCGTCAAGCTGGTCCTCTGGGGCGGCGACACCAGGCTCTTGCCGGAGACGCTGCACGCCGGCGAGCTCATGATCCGCTTCCCGGACCGCATCGTCTGCCACGCAAACTCCTTCTATATCGGTCTCCCCCTCCCGGTTCTATCCGCCGACGACGAGCTCCTCCCCGGCCAGACCTACTTCCTCCTCCCCCTCGACCGGTTCCGGCCTAACCAGGCTCTGACGGCCGCGACGCTGGCGTCGCTGTCTCCGTCGCCGACGAAGGTGTCGCTAGCCGGGGACGGGCAGTGTCCGTTCGCGTACGTGAAGGGCGGGGACGGGAGGAAGCTCATCAAGGTGGCCCCGGAGTTCATAGCCAGGGTCATCTCCTCGGGCGAAGATGGGAGAAAGAGCGCCGCCGGCGAAGGTGGGACGTTATGTAGCACGCCCGAGTTGCAGAAGCACTACGCACAGCTCGTGGGGCGCAGGGGGCGGCCGTGGTCGCCGGCGCTGGAGACGATATCGGAGAGCAAGAGTAGGAGACCATCCAAAGTTAGGTTATCGCCAGCGAGGCTGTTGAGATTCGAGAAGAGATCGAACTAAGCTTCTGTTTCACTCCTCTCGAGTCGCAGCGGAGATTAGGACAGCGAGGACACAAATTACAATGACTTTGAATTGTGAATGTAAAATATCAGAGAAAAGACCGTAAATTATGTGTACGAGCAAATGGATCGAGTTGTGCTTTGCATGCGTTGTGGTGCGTACGTGTTTTGAGCTCGTGGCGGCGTTGCGGTGGTTGGAGCTGTGGTGTACTTGGCATTCGAAGTTACAAAGACGAGAATGGGAGACCGAGTCATATGGTCATACAAGCTTAGCTGGCTATACTTCGTTGGCGTTAACAAGATGCTGTGTTGACTATGATCATCGCAAAAGAGGCCTATGGAGAAGCTTCTACGAGCTGTCTGCAGTGTCATCCAAACCCATAGTTCACCACGTTTTACGTTGACCTTAAATGACTAAATCAATGATTCTTAGTGGCAGTTGCCATAATTGACTCGGAACATAGAAATAGTAGAAAAATCGTATAGACATATTCTCATTATTGatattataatcaaaatatataaaataattattactaGAAACATGACTTCCTAAGAGACTAAACCATGCAATCAACCCTAAATTGTTCCAGCTTATATTTATTGTATATATCACGTGATATATTCAGCTTGTTCAGATACTACACAGAATAAGCTTCTCACATCAGAAGATGGTCTAGTCACTCATAAATTAGTTAAGCCAAAATAAATCCATAAACAAATGTCAAAATCCACGATATTAAAATTTAGAAGCATTTTTAACAATAATGTGGCAAATTTTATGAGCTAATACTTCTACAAAATGTTCAGATTGCGGATAACAAACTCAAGTCTGAAACAAATAAAGGCTCCAAGAATTGGAATACCGCAAATGCATATTGCTCATTCCTCGTCATCCTCATCGCCGTCGCCACCAGCTGCCTTCTTTGCTGCGGCCTTTTGATTCTTTCTCTTCACCCGCCCGGGGCGCCCACCACCAAATGGACTTGTGAGAGAGAAGTCGATGTGCTTTGCAGAGTCCACCCTCACCATGAACGACGGGATGTTAACCACTTGCCTCCCGACTCTGCAAGGATGGTCGAGAGAGGTGCACAGACCAGTAAGTCAATTGCAGAAACAATACGAGAAGGCAAGTCTAGAAACCAGCCTCTAACATTGCAGATGATGCCTTTGACCACTTTGAGATTAAACCCTAACATCAAAGAATTGGACAAAAGGGCAAATCACAATGTCCATTTACACTCATCCAGTGCACTGGCTGTCATTCAAATTAGAAGGTTCCTTCCAGATTTCCGAGCATCTCCATTTTACCATACAGCATACATCAATACAACACATTCATCCACTGGACCAGCTACCCTCTACAAGCCTTCAGAAATCCCCCTCTATCCTAGATTTTCCTTGAAAGACATCTGAATAAACCTAAAGCAGGATGACATCAAGTTGATACTCATGAGACTTTTGTCAATATTTTGCtgaggcttctaaactctaaattGTACAACACATCTTAACAATGGGCATGACTTGAACAGAGATGACGGTAAGACATACATAAACTAACATCAAGAAATTATAATATTCTTCCGTGTTGCAACACAACATCAGcattcaattttaattttttaggcATATTATATAAATCGATACCACAATTTCATGATTACACAAACTGCCCTTTATATGCTTTTAGGCAATCCGTCTCTTGCTTAAATTTTCTTGCAAGGCATCGGGCATCAACACAATGATGTCAAGTTGATAGTCGTGACTCCAAACGTTATCAATTTTCTGCTAACCCTTCCAAACTTTTGCTTCGACTTGACAGTTTGACTATGGACATGTTCGCACAACAATGATGATGACACTTTCACTGACTACCTCATGAATCCATAGTATTCATCAACATCATTACACAAAGCACCACTACAGTTTTGGTTCTTTAGTCCACTAGTGTTTAACTAGCATCTAATCCATGGTGAACAAGGGACTAGGTAGAACCTATAATTGTTAGTCAATTGGGTCTCAGGTTAATTATAAACTTCTTTTCTCACTCATAAGAAGAGAATAGATGCTAATGCTACAATTTCTGACTAGCAACAATCAAACTAAATAGATATAAAGACAACAAAATAAGTATCGTAACGTGCTGCAGGAAAGCATACCACAGGAGTCCTAAAGTTCCAACACTCACAACCGGAGAACAAGCAATCTGTGTCAAAAAGCCTATGTTGGCGGTTATGATTCGAATTGGTCCTCAAACAATATTGCTATAGGGCTATGAAACTTAGCACCACTAAAGGGAGTTTAGGCAAGCTGGTAAAAGACAGACATACATACATCTAGATGATACAGTGTCTATTAGTGACTGCATTGATCCCATCTCACATGACTGCTAATAACAACTACAAGTTTTTTGTAACATGCCCAAATATCTGATCAAAAGCAATACGATTAATTTAATCCAGCATTCCGAAGACAACATAGTGTTGGTTATCGGCAAGCATAGGTCAATATaatcatgttaaaaaaaaatcatgaatcatgatCGGTCATAGACAGACCAGCAAATATGTATGGAAATGGTTTTGGTTACTGCCTCAAATAACGTATATACCTGATGTGGCGCTGCCTGATCAGGACTCTGGCATGGTGGATGGACTTCGCCATCCCCGACTTGAAGACAAGAGTCTGCAGACGGCGCTCCAGGAAGTTCTCTACTGTGAGAGCCAGGACGTAATCGAGCTTGTTCTGGCCTTCCTCGAGCAGCCCATAGCGGTTCATCCGGCGGAGGAGGGCCTCTCCCTCAAAAATCCGACGAGGGTTCTTCTCGTCGAGCGTGAGAAGATCCCTTGCAGCATTACGAATTCGGCTCAGCGCGTACTGGACCCTCCAGAGCTCCCGCTTGCAGCGGAGCCCATACTCACCCACCAGCTTCAGCTCCGCATCGAGCCGCTCCTTCTCGTAGGGACGACGGGGCTTCTTAAAAGTCTTCCCATCTGCAAAGACCCCAATTTAGCCAGGGTTAGCAGATCCAATTCATAATCACGCTACCATAATAAGAATTGTACACCGTAAAATCCAAATCAATTTTGAGAAAAGAAACGAACTCGGTCGCAATAATCATCAGGTAAACCATAAACCCTAGAAAGAATTGGATCCATTTGAGGACCGAACAACAAGAAAGTTAAGGATCGATAAAATTTTCGAAGATCAAGGGACTCCAGGACGAAAAAGGACAAGTACGACatacaattcctgtagaaactgacGTGAACCATGGTTGGTTCCCCTCCAAAGCCGCCTCTGGCACTCGATCGATTCAAAGATATCCGGAGGGAGGCGGCGATCGACCACGCTGGAGAGCCCTTATATGTACAATTCCACAACCCTAACCCTAAGCGCGGGACGACACATACGGGTCTCTGATCCGCAACCGCTCGTTTCGGGTTTCGGGCCTTTTGGGCTTTCGAGCTGAATATTTGCATCTAAGCCCTCGATCTATTTATATTCTCAAATACGGTACAACAAAGACGATCTTACTTACTGTTTGACCGTAGGCCACTTCTGTCTGACCGTCAATGGTTATTATATTCTTGCATAATACACACGGTCGATAAGAGGCTGAAACATCAATATCTGTACATGAATAGGAAAGTCTAAGAACGTATAAGCTTCACGCAtacgaagagaaggaagagatcaACATCACTAATCCCTGGTTATCTTTAGGAACTTGGATTTTGAAGGTTGGATCTCCTTTTTGCATGCATCCACCTTCTCCTTCAAGAACTTGATGCAGCCTTTCACGTCGGTAGCCTCCATCTTTTTCTTCAGCTCCGTCATCCCTACCTCCATGGCCTCCTCGTCCTCCTGCTGCAGTACGAACTCCACCTTCTTCATCAGCGTTTCGACGTCGGTCCACAGCTTCACCACGAGGGATCGAATGCTGTCGAGCTCGTGCACTGAGAGCTCCTCGTCGAGCATCATCTTCACCACCTCCTTCTCGTCCCTCAGGGCCGTCTCCCACCCGTCCCACAAGGAGTTGAACCACGGCTCCACCGCCTTTATCGCCGTCGCGCCGGCGGTCCCAGCGGTGATGGCCACGGGCGCCGCCACCGTGGCCGCCAGAACGACGGAGCAGACGAGCAACCCGATGAAGGTGGCGGTGAAGACGACTTCGCAGAACTTCCGCCACCGCTTGGTGGAGCGCAGCGCCGCTTTGATCTCCTTCTTCCTGTCCCGAAGCCGGTCCATCGTCTCCCTGAGTTTGCTGAGCGCGTGCTGCGGCTCCTTGACGTTCAGTCCGGCGAACGGGTGGCCGGCCCACTCGAGCTCCTGCAGCTTGGCGACGGTTTTGGAGTAGGCATGCTTCTCCTTCCTGtcggccttctttttctttttgttccggCGGTGCTGCTGatgcttcctcttctcctcctcctcatagTGGTCGATCGCGGCGTGGATGATACTGACTCCCAAGAGGACTTTGCCGAGGCATCGATCGAGCTCGTCCAGGCCGCTCTTGATGGCGGGTAGAATGGATTCTGGGTACTCCTTGGCGAACGCTGCGAGCTCCGGATTCCTCTGAATCACCTTCTTCAGCTCGGGGGAGTGCAGGTCGGCGGCGGCGGAGCTGCGGAGCTTGCTGGAGGAGCAGCCCATAAAGCTCGACTCACGAGAAGATTGAGGATCCGAATGTTGAAGCTCTCACCATTGCTCGACTCAGCCTCCAATCAAAAACGATTTATAGCTTGGAGATTAGATCCAACAAAACACCACAAGCTTTCATGCACATCGACGTGGCAACGATCAAACACGGCGAAGGGGACACCTGTCCATTATCTAGCGGCTGTAGTTCGCACAGTTGCGGAGATTACGAGGAAATTGCATGCGAAGTTTTACGTATCGTTTCTACGAGGAAATTACACGTAAAATTCTATGTGGGTCCGCTGCAGCAGACGTTGCATGGAAAGTTTACACGGGGGTTAGTAATGTGACAGCTGGGCGAGGGAAGGGTCCGGAGGAGATTACACAGGAAAATTGCAAGAAATCTTCTGTTTTCAGCTCATTGGGAGCGCTATGGACTTTTCATACATGTCGCTGACATGGAAAACTCATGGTATTTCATACGCAATGCTCGATGAATGCTATTGATGAAGCATTGAGTTGTTGAATGATCTTAAATATTGATTATTTTCACGATTTCGAACAAAAATACATCATTCTCTTAACGTCTTGTATGGGGAAGATATTATCAACCTCCCAAAAGACCAAAGAGAAATTGTGATGCCACAAAAAAATACGTTTAatcttggcatcattcccaatacCGAGATCCAACGATGAGTAGGAAATCAAACATTTTAGAAAGATACGGCCATCTGACTCAGCAAGTATATTGTAATGCTCCTCAAGAATAGTTGATGGCGGTGTATTCTTCTTAGGAATCTTTGACTGACACCATTGACTAAGGACATTTCTTCTTCTCCGTCCATCGCAATGCTGGCATGGCAAAGCAAGTTGGTGGAGGAGGCTCCTCAATATTCCAAGAAGCATGGTGGATGATGCGTCCAGGGAATGaggtttcctctctctctctctctctctctctctctctctctctctctctctctctctctctctctctctctctctcttctcgtcTCTTACATTAGATTTTAACCATTGATTGACTTCAATATCAAATGCAATTTGCAGGCTAATATTTGGTAGTTTGACATCAAGGCACTTCCAAAGAAGTTTCCTCTCCCGAGGGAGGAAAGGTGACAAGCTACTTCGCCTAAAATTACTTCTGAGTTTTCTTTCCGCTTTCCTGTTGACCACATAGAGCGACAACTTTAGTTTGAATGACTGTTCCATCACGATTCAACCCAAAaaaaacaaagagagagaaagaaaagcaTAGTTTCGTTGATTGGATTAGTTTTGGGATTCTTCATCGAATTCACTCCATGTAATTGTTTTTGTATTCAATTAACTAATGATTTAATGTGATTTAAGCAGGTCAAATAGTTATGGATTACAAATAAATTCTAGAATTATAGTGAAAATACATGGATATGATCGATAAAACTAATAATTGAGTTTTAGGAAGTGAATGCAGAGGCCCATAATTGTTGTTCTTAGGTGTGATCTCATCGAAAGATTCAATGTAATTTTAAAaacaattatttaatataatttaggtCAAATTGTGATTTTAATTATTGTATCACTCTTAAATAAGGATGGTTTTTATGCTGTTcaaatatttttgattttttttatggaaATACTCTTAGCACATCAATTTGTGTTTTAAACCAATTTGaatgtttatttttctatttgtgtttataatagagaaaaataatataatgataatgGCGATAATAATAGTATAAAAGCAGTAACATATAATGGCTAAATTATTCTAaccctttatattttttttttctcttgaatcACGTATTTTATATTTGACTTTGTAGATATTATATAACTTTATGTCGTGACCGAGGAGATGGCACATCTTAATTTGGATTGAATGTGCAAGATCATCCACGTAGATCATTAGCGGAAAGGGAGGTGAAGTTGGTTGAAGGTATGATATCGGGGTTCCACTTTGTGTTCATGGTCGACTCGATGTGAGATTCGATTGGTCACGTCTCCGGTGTGCCCTTACAAAAGTTGAGAGAAAGAATTTCTAACTCGACTTATTCGATTGTTAAGTTAGCAAGTGGATTGTCGTGGCATTCGAAGTTCGATCCATTTTTCTGGATTGAGAGTTTGATATTTATACTTACAAAAACAGCTCGAAGGTATACATGTTGTTAATGCTCGTTGTTGTCTCGTTCAACGTGATCACATGAGCGATCGACCCATACGTGCTTGATCATGCGAGTTAGCTCATTTGGATTTCTACCACGTGGCATCGACTTGTTCGGTTCCACATAATATGGAGTCGATTGTGTACAATTCGATCAGTTGGCTTCACTCCCTATGAGATGACACATATTGAGTCGCTACACGCGGGCTCCTCAATGCCTAAAATATTCCCTATCTGGAGATATATTTAAGACGTTCGGCTTTTACTACATGATTACTTCCATTTtcttatcatttttattgattATCTTATGAAACGTGAGGGTAAAaaagttgaaaattttgtgctGCAAGGATTTTTCAGTTTTAAGTGTATAATAGAATAAAAGAAATGATCGATCAACTCGTTGTGGAATTTGGAAAGAAGTTTCGGATCGTCCAGCCCGACTCATATAActctttgaatttatggaatttaCTTCTGAATCTCCAATACGATGATATCGACTTGTGCTTAGACTAACGTCGGGTGTGATTCCTTTGACTCCAGTAAAGCTTCGAGAGTGAGTCAGGCCGATTAAAGACCGAGAATAGTCAAACTTCAATTTATTCCCCCGTCAATTTTATGCTCTCAATTTCGGTCGATGTTTACGCTACATACAAAATATCATAATCGGATAGCGAATTTTTTTAGATGTCTAAAAATTAAACTCGTTAAAAAAAAGGACTGATTTAAATTATTTCGAATAATAAAAATCGATTATTCGAAACAAAGAAAACATCAAGCAATTTacctaatagtaataataataataataattaatagtgGCTGTTTAGTAAATGTAACTCGATTCGAGGGGACCCGAGTCGACGCGGACTTGTTAACGGGGCGGTGAAGAAGCCGATTCTGACTCGCTTTGCTGATCTATTACCGGGCTGGGAGGAGATGACGGGCGGCTCTTCCATCCCCGTCAAGCTCGCGTTCTCCATCTCTttcgccttctccttctccttctccttaacCCTTGCGGCTTCCTCTCCTCATTTCCTTACTCCCTTTCCCAAGATCTCATCTTTCCC
Protein-coding sequences here:
- the LOC135605521 gene encoding small ribosomal subunit protein uS4y-like; this translates as MVHVSFYRNYGKTFKKPRRPYEKERLDAELKLVGEYGLRCKRELWRVQYALSRIRNAARDLLTLDEKNPRRIFEGEALLRRMNRYGLLEEGQNKLDYVLALTVENFLERRLQTLVFKSGMAKSIHHARVLIRQRHIRVGRQVVNIPSFMVRVDSAKHIDFSLTSPFGGGRPGRVKRKNQKAAAKKAAGGDGDEDDEE
- the LOC135604971 gene encoding uncharacterized protein LOC135604971; protein product: MARAFLTCFSHSSRDLVKLVLWGGDTRLLPETLHAGELMIRFPDRIVCHANSFYIGLPLPVLSADDELLPGQTYFLLPLDRFRPNQALTAATLASLSPSPTKVSLAGDGQCPFAYVKGGDGRKLIKVAPEFIARVISSGEDGRKSAAGEGGTLCSTPELQKHYAQLVGRRGRPWSPALETISESKSRRPSKVRLSPARLLRFEKRSN
- the LOC103976412 gene encoding UPF0496 protein 1-like; this translates as MGCSSSKLRSSAAADLHSPELKKVIQRNPELAAFAKEYPESILPAIKSGLDELDRCLGKVLLGVSIIHAAIDHYEEEEKRKHQQHRRNKKKKKADRKEKHAYSKTVAKLQELEWAGHPFAGLNVKEPQHALSKLRETMDRLRDRKKEIKAALRSTKRWRKFCEVVFTATFIGLLVCSVVLAATVAAPVAITAGTAGATAIKAVEPWFNSLWDGWETALRDEKEVVKMMLDEELSVHELDSIRSLVVKLWTDVETLMKKVEFVLQQEDEEAMEVGMTELKKKMEATDVKGCIKFLKEKVDACKKEIQPSKSKFLKITRD